In Calothrix sp. PCC 7507, one DNA window encodes the following:
- the fusA gene encoding elongation factor G: MARTIPLERVRNIGIAAHIDAGKTTTTERILFYSGIIHKIGEVHEGTAVTDWMEQERERGITITAAAITTSWKDHQINIIDTPGHVDFTIEVERSMRVLDGVIAVFCSVGGVQPQSETVWRQADRYKVPRIAFINKMDRTGANFYKVHEQMRDRLRANAIAIQLPIGSETEFLGIIDLVRMCAYIYNNDQGTDIQETEIPAELLEQAQEYRTKLVEAVSETDDALMNKYFEGEELTEAEIRAALRKGTTDGTIVPVLCGSAFKNKGVQLMLDAVVDYLPAPTEVPPIQGLLPNGETVERRADDNEPLSALAFKIMADPYGRLTFVRVYSGVLKKGSYVLNASKGKKERISRLVLMKADDRQDVDELRAGDLGAALGLKDTLTGDTLCDEGSPVILESLFIPEPVISVAVEPKTKNDMDKLSKALQSLSEEDPTFRVRVDPETNQTVIAGMGELHLEILVDRMLREFKVEANVGAPQVAYRETIRKAVNKIEGKFIRQSGGKGQYGHVVINLEPGESGSGFEFVSKIVGGTIPKEYIGPAEQGMKECCESGILAGYPLIDVKATLIDGSFHDVDSSEMAFKIAGSMALKEAVSKASPVLLEPMMKVEVEVPEDFIGNVIGDLIARRGQIESQSTEQGLAKVTSKVPLATMFGYATDIRSKTQGRGIFTMEFSHYEEVPRSVAETIIAKSKGNA, from the coding sequence GTGGCACGTACGATCCCGCTAGAGAGAGTACGCAATATCGGTATTGCGGCGCATATAGATGCGGGCAAAACAACGACAACAGAGAGAATATTGTTTTACTCTGGGATAATTCATAAAATTGGGGAGGTTCATGAAGGAACCGCCGTAACAGACTGGATGGAGCAGGAGCGGGAGCGGGGAATTACCATCACCGCCGCTGCTATTACTACCAGCTGGAAAGATCATCAAATTAACATTATCGATACTCCAGGTCACGTTGACTTCACGATTGAAGTTGAGCGTTCCATGCGCGTGTTAGATGGTGTAATCGCGGTATTTTGTTCTGTAGGTGGTGTACAACCCCAGTCAGAAACAGTGTGGCGGCAAGCAGACCGCTACAAAGTGCCACGGATTGCCTTTATCAACAAAATGGATCGCACAGGCGCGAACTTCTACAAAGTTCACGAGCAAATGCGCGATCGCCTGCGAGCCAATGCCATTGCCATTCAATTGCCAATTGGTAGCGAAACTGAATTCCTCGGTATTATCGACTTGGTACGGATGTGTGCATATATATACAACAACGACCAAGGAACTGATATTCAGGAAACTGAAATTCCAGCCGAATTGCTAGAACAGGCACAAGAATACCGCACCAAGCTGGTAGAAGCAGTGTCAGAAACCGATGACGCGCTGATGAATAAGTACTTCGAGGGTGAAGAACTTACAGAAGCGGAAATACGTGCTGCCTTGCGTAAAGGTACAACTGACGGAACAATTGTACCAGTGCTTTGCGGTTCGGCATTCAAAAACAAAGGCGTACAGTTGATGCTGGATGCAGTTGTAGATTACCTACCAGCACCAACTGAAGTACCACCAATTCAAGGCTTACTGCCAAATGGCGAAACCGTTGAGCGCCGAGCCGATGACAACGAACCGTTATCAGCTTTGGCATTCAAGATTATGGCTGACCCTTATGGTCGCCTGACCTTCGTTCGAGTTTATTCTGGCGTTCTGAAAAAGGGTAGTTATGTCCTCAACGCCAGCAAAGGCAAGAAAGAACGGATTTCCCGCTTAGTCTTGATGAAAGCTGATGATCGACAAGATGTCGATGAATTGCGGGCTGGTGACTTAGGAGCAGCATTGGGATTGAAAGACACCTTGACAGGTGACACTTTATGTGATGAAGGATCGCCAGTAATTCTGGAATCCCTATTCATTCCTGAACCTGTAATCTCGGTAGCGGTTGAACCCAAAACCAAGAATGACATGGATAAGCTCTCCAAGGCACTGCAATCTCTCTCAGAAGAAGATCCCACCTTCCGTGTGCGTGTCGATCCGGAAACTAACCAAACCGTGATTGCAGGGATGGGAGAACTACACCTGGAAATTCTGGTAGACCGGATGTTACGGGAATTTAAAGTGGAAGCGAACGTCGGTGCGCCGCAAGTAGCTTACCGCGAAACAATTCGCAAAGCCGTCAACAAAATTGAAGGTAAGTTCATCCGTCAAAGTGGTGGTAAGGGTCAATACGGACACGTTGTCATCAATTTGGAGCCAGGAGAATCAGGTAGTGGCTTTGAATTCGTTTCCAAAATTGTTGGTGGTACGATACCTAAAGAGTACATCGGCCCCGCAGAACAGGGAATGAAGGAATGTTGTGAATCTGGCATTTTAGCTGGATATCCACTCATTGATGTCAAAGCTACCTTGATAGATGGCTCCTTCCACGATGTAGACTCTTCGGAAATGGCTTTCAAAATTGCTGGCTCAATGGCATTGAAAGAAGCAGTATCGAAAGCTTCTCCCGTACTGTTAGAGCCTATGATGAAAGTTGAGGTGGAGGTTCCTGAAGACTTTATCGGGAATGTCATTGGCGACCTGATCGCCCGTCGTGGGCAGATTGAAAGCCAAAGCACTGAACAGGGACTCGCTAAGGTGACATCCAAAGTTCCACTGGCGACCATGTTTGGCTACGCCACAGATATCCGGTCTAAGACCCAAGGCCGGGGTATCTTCACAATGGAGTTCAGTCACTACGAAGAGGTGCCTCGCAGCGTAGCTGAAACTATCATTGCAAAAAGCAAAGGGAACGCTTAA
- the tuf gene encoding elongation factor Tu, translating to MARAKFERNKPHINIGTVGHVDHGKTTLTAAITMTLAAMGQAVAKGYDQIDNAPEEKARGITINTAHVEYETKERHYAHVDCPGHADYVKNMITGAAQMDGGILVVAATDGPMPQTREHILLAKQVGVPSLVVFLNKEDMMDDPELLELVELELRELLSSYDFPGDDIPIIKGSGLQALEAMTKNPKTQRGENPWVDKIYELMDAVDSFIPTPERDVDKPFLMAVEDVFSITGRGTVATGRIERGVVKVGDNVELVGIRDTRATTVTGIEMFKKSLDQGMAGDNAGVLLRGIQKADIERGMVIAKPGSIKPHNEFEGEVYVLTEKEGGRKTPFFAGYRPQFYVRTTDVTGTIKAFTSDEGEAVEMVMPGDRIKVTVELINAIAIEQGMRFAIREGGRTIGAGVVSKIIK from the coding sequence ATGGCACGCGCAAAGTTTGAAAGGAATAAACCCCACATAAATATCGGTACTGTTGGCCACGTTGACCACGGTAAAACTACCTTAACGGCAGCTATTACCATGACCTTGGCAGCTATGGGTCAGGCTGTAGCTAAGGGCTATGATCAAATCGATAACGCGCCAGAAGAAAAGGCACGGGGTATTACTATTAATACCGCTCACGTTGAGTATGAAACCAAAGAACGGCACTATGCTCACGTAGACTGTCCTGGACACGCTGACTATGTGAAGAACATGATCACCGGCGCTGCTCAAATGGATGGCGGTATCCTTGTAGTTGCCGCTACCGACGGTCCTATGCCCCAAACCCGTGAACACATCCTACTGGCAAAACAGGTAGGCGTTCCCAGTCTGGTTGTCTTCTTGAATAAAGAAGACATGATGGACGATCCAGAACTTTTGGAACTAGTGGAACTAGAACTTCGGGAATTGCTTTCTAGCTATGATTTCCCTGGCGATGACATTCCTATTATCAAAGGCTCTGGTCTGCAAGCTCTCGAAGCCATGACCAAGAACCCCAAAACCCAACGTGGTGAGAATCCTTGGGTAGACAAAATCTACGAATTGATGGACGCTGTAGATTCCTTCATTCCCACCCCTGAGCGGGATGTGGATAAGCCCTTCCTGATGGCGGTGGAAGACGTGTTCTCCATCACAGGCCGTGGTACAGTCGCCACCGGTCGGATTGAGCGGGGTGTAGTCAAAGTCGGTGATAACGTTGAACTAGTAGGTATTCGAGATACCCGCGCCACTACTGTCACCGGGATCGAGATGTTCAAGAAGAGTCTTGATCAAGGTATGGCTGGGGATAACGCTGGTGTACTGCTGCGTGGTATCCAAAAAGCTGATATTGAACGCGGTATGGTAATCGCCAAGCCTGGTTCAATTAAACCTCACAATGAATTTGAAGGTGAAGTTTACGTTCTCACCGAAAAAGAAGGTGGCCGTAAAACCCCATTTTTCGCTGGCTATCGTCCCCAGTTCTATGTGCGGACAACTGATGTAACCGGCACTATCAAAGCTTTTACCTCTGATGAAGGTGAAGCGGTAGAAATGGTGATGCCAGGCGATCGCATCAAAGTAACAGTAGAATTGATCAACGCGATCGCTATTGAACAAGGAATGCGCTTTGCTATTCGTGAAGGTGGACGCACAATCGGCGCTGGCGTCGTTTCTAAAATCATCAAGTAG
- the rpsJ gene encoding 30S ribosomal protein S10, with amino-acid sequence MATLQQQKIRIRLQAFDRRLLDTSCEKIVDTANRTNATAIGPIPLPTKRKIYCVLRSPHVDKDSREHFETRTHRRIIDIYQPSSKTIDALMKLDLPSGVDIEVKL; translated from the coding sequence ATGGCAACTCTACAGCAGCAAAAAATTAGAATTCGCTTACAGGCTTTTGATCGTCGCTTGCTGGATACATCTTGCGAGAAGATTGTAGACACAGCTAACCGCACTAACGCTACAGCTATTGGGCCGATTCCTCTACCAACAAAGCGGAAAATCTACTGCGTGCTGCGATCGCCCCACGTAGATAAAGATTCACGAGAACACTTTGAAACCCGCACCCATCGCCGCATTATTGACATTTATCAGCCTTCCTCCAAAACTATTGATGCCCTAATGAAACTGGATTTACCATCTGGTGTAGATATTGAAGTCAAACTTTAA
- a CDS encoding LON peptidase substrate-binding domain-containing protein: MASSSKIAVRELPLFPLPEVVLFPSRPLPLHVFEFRYRIMMNTILESDRRFGVLMVDPARNTIANIGCCAEIVHYQRLPDDRIKMLTLGQQRFRVLEYIREKPYRVGLVEWIEDQTPTKDLRPLASEVEQLLRDVVRLSAKLTEQNIELPEDLPDLPTELSHWVASNLYGVAAEQQALLEMRDTAARLERESEILTSTRNHLAARTVLKDTFN, encoded by the coding sequence ATGGCATCCTCCTCTAAAATAGCAGTTCGCGAACTACCTCTATTCCCGTTACCTGAAGTAGTTCTATTTCCTAGCAGACCATTACCCCTGCATGTTTTTGAATTTCGCTACCGAATCATGATGAACACGATTTTAGAGAGCGATCGCCGGTTCGGGGTGTTGATGGTCGATCCAGCCAGAAACACAATTGCTAATATTGGTTGCTGTGCGGAAATTGTTCATTATCAGCGACTGCCAGATGACCGTATAAAGATGTTGACTTTGGGGCAGCAAAGGTTTCGCGTTTTGGAATATATTCGGGAAAAACCCTATCGCGTCGGACTGGTTGAGTGGATTGAAGACCAAACGCCAACAAAAGATTTACGACCTTTAGCTTCCGAAGTAGAACAACTGCTAAGAGATGTTGTGCGTCTCTCGGCTAAGTTAACCGAACAAAACATTGAACTGCCAGAAGATTTACCCGATTTGCCAACAGAGTTATCCCATTGGGTGGCGAGCAACCTTTATGGCGTGGCAGCAGAACAGCAAGCATTACTAGAAATGCGAGACACTGCTGCTCGTCTAGAACGAGAATCAGAAATTTTGACTTCTACTCGTAATCACTTGGCAGCGCGCACTGTTCTTAAAGATACCTTTAATTAG
- the pheA gene encoding prephenate dehydratase, whose protein sequence is MTLAIAHLGPPGTYAEQATIFYVNWLRQSTGIEGILSPYPSIAQSLQAVAQDDVQLAVVPVENSIEGSVTMTMDALWQLDSLQIQLALVMPIAHMLISCATSLDEIKTVYSHPQALAQCQGWLGQFLPTVQLIPSNSTTEALEKLEHDLTIATISSSRAAQLYNLPILASGINDYPENCTRFWVVSHGKTAVAHQISSTSASHTSLAFSLPANAPGSLVKTLQIFAQLGINLSRIESRPTKRSLGDYLFFIDIEADTTDVKTQSALAELTTHTEIVKIFGSYSVLSIS, encoded by the coding sequence ATGACCTTAGCAATCGCACATTTAGGACCACCTGGCACTTACGCAGAACAAGCAACTATTTTTTATGTCAACTGGCTGCGTCAAAGTACAGGAATTGAAGGGATATTATCTCCTTATCCCAGCATTGCCCAGTCACTCCAAGCAGTTGCCCAAGATGATGTTCAGTTAGCTGTTGTACCAGTAGAAAATTCCATTGAAGGCAGTGTCACCATGACAATGGATGCCCTGTGGCAATTGGACAGTCTGCAAATCCAGTTGGCGTTGGTAATGCCGATCGCTCATATGTTAATTTCCTGTGCCACTAGTTTAGATGAGATTAAAACTGTTTATTCTCATCCCCAAGCTTTGGCACAATGTCAAGGATGGTTAGGGCAGTTTCTGCCGACTGTACAGCTAATTCCCAGCAATTCCACCACCGAGGCACTAGAGAAACTGGAGCATGATTTGACGATCGCCACGATCTCATCTAGCAGAGCTGCTCAACTCTATAACTTACCCATACTAGCCAGTGGCATTAATGATTATCCAGAAAACTGTACCCGCTTTTGGGTGGTGAGTCACGGTAAAACAGCAGTTGCACACCAGATATCTTCAACAAGTGCTAGTCACACCTCACTAGCTTTCAGTTTGCCTGCTAATGCACCTGGATCACTAGTAAAAACATTGCAAATATTTGCCCAACTAGGAATTAACCTTAGTCGGATTGAATCACGTCCAACTAAGCGATCGCTTGGGGACTACCTCTTTTTTATTGATATAGAAGCAGATACTACTGACGTAAAAACACAATCCGCCTTGGCAGAATTAACCACACATACAGAAATTGTCAAAATCTTTGGCAGTTATAGTGTCTTGTCGATCAGCTAA
- a CDS encoding DUF1997 domain-containing protein: MATRFTASQSVEIAVPEQPIPIQHYLRQPQRLVHALVDTSRIKPLSEEVFRLKMRPLTFMSLSIQPTVDMRVWAESNGLIHLQSVGCEILGFEYINQRFALNLKGHLSPYQSSTGTRLQGRADLEVQVDLPPPFVFTPKPILEATGNGLLKSVLLSVKQRLLHQLLADYRRWVISQTKEKALSDDTTELPILNLE, translated from the coding sequence ATGGCTACCCGGTTTACTGCCTCTCAATCGGTTGAAATCGCTGTTCCAGAGCAGCCTATCCCCATTCAGCACTACTTGCGTCAGCCCCAACGACTAGTACATGCTTTGGTTGACACCAGCCGGATAAAGCCCCTTTCTGAGGAAGTATTTCGCTTGAAAATGCGTCCTCTGACTTTCATGTCACTGAGTATTCAACCCACCGTAGACATGAGAGTATGGGCAGAGTCAAATGGCCTGATTCATTTGCAATCAGTCGGTTGTGAAATATTAGGCTTTGAGTATATCAACCAGCGCTTTGCTTTAAATTTAAAAGGGCATTTGTCTCCCTACCAGTCGAGTACTGGCACTCGCCTGCAAGGAAGAGCCGATTTAGAAGTACAAGTGGATCTACCACCGCCTTTTGTCTTCACTCCCAAGCCAATTTTAGAAGCCACTGGCAATGGCTTGCTCAAGAGCGTTTTGTTGTCGGTGAAGCAACGATTACTACATCAACTTTTAGCGGATTATCGGCGCTGGGTGATATCACAAACGAAGGAAAAAGCACTTAGTGATGATACTACGGAATTGCCAATCCTCAATCTAGAGTAA
- a CDS encoding ribonuclease HII yields MAEAMQTVASWSTVPLSEPSWLELSVLSDTSGMAGVDEVGRGALFGPVVAAAVILPNHAWPELMAAKIKDSKKLSSSRRTKLAQQICTLAIDWKIGFASTAEIDQINILQATLLAMKRAVLKLKVQPTICLIDGNQSVKDLLLPQQTIVKGDERSLTIAAASIVAKVWRDDLVLRLASKYPMYGLDRNKGYGSQKHLLALQKYGPSPLHRKSFRPCQNQP; encoded by the coding sequence ATGGCAGAGGCAATGCAGACTGTTGCTAGTTGGTCAACTGTACCTTTAAGTGAGCCGAGTTGGCTGGAATTATCGGTTTTATCAGACACTTCTGGTATGGCAGGTGTGGATGAAGTGGGGCGAGGTGCTTTATTTGGCCCTGTGGTTGCAGCAGCAGTGATCCTACCAAATCATGCTTGGCCAGAACTGATGGCAGCTAAAATCAAGGACAGTAAAAAGCTCTCTAGCTCTCGGAGAACCAAGTTAGCGCAGCAAATTTGTACTCTAGCAATAGATTGGAAAATAGGATTCGCTTCTACTGCAGAAATTGACCAAATAAATATTTTGCAGGCGACATTGTTAGCGATGAAGCGGGCTGTGCTGAAGCTGAAGGTACAGCCCACAATCTGTTTGATTGACGGTAATCAGTCGGTTAAGGACTTACTCTTGCCACAACAAACAATAGTTAAAGGGGATGAGCGATCGCTCACCATTGCTGCTGCTAGCATTGTGGCTAAGGTTTGGCGTGACGATCTGGTGCTGCGCTTGGCTTCTAAGTACCCTATGTATGGACTGGATCGTAACAAGGGTTATGGTAGCCAAAAGCACTTGCTCGCCCTGCAAAAATATGGACCCTCTCCTCTGCATCGCAAGTCATTTCGACCTTGTCAAAATCAGCCCTGA
- a CDS encoding Rne/Rng family ribonuclease: protein MPKQIIIAEQHQIAAVFSEDQIQELVVATGHHQIGDIYLGVVENVLPGIDAAFVNIGDPERNGFIHVTDLGPLKLKRTAAAITELLAPQQKVLVQVMKEPTGTKGPRLTGNITLPGRYVVLMPYGRGVNLSRRIKSESERNRLRALAILIKPAGMGLLVRTEAEGKPEEAIIEDLEVLQKQWEAIQQEAQSTRAPALLNRDDDFIQRVLRDMYGADVNRIVVDSSTGLKRVKQYLQNWSGGQTPQGLLIDHHRDRSPILEYFRINAAVREALKPRVDLPSGGYIIIEPTEALTVIDVNSGSFTRSATARETVLWTNCEAATEIARQLRLRNIAGVIVVDFIDMESRRDQLQVLEHFNKALKADKARPQIAQLTELGLVELTRKRQGQNIYELFGETCPTCGGLGHTVRLPGENDSRLPTPTEIPDRFISLPHKEPRLPAATRITEPRETYDPFGEPFDPDSELSALNLINHPSYQELGDNKRRTRTRRSRIGINGGNGKDEPRVVPNPLAFVNEPDLDLDAENELVATPEIPAPSLGKPSWTERVDRTKITKVEPVKPVVEPPEIRTVEMTLSEQDIFALMGVSPLVKLDGEVKNPKSVIINIVQPGQVPATSTEPTANTTAAEKTSSEVIAVKTPVPKVEIEPKPLPEPVIEPPEFVPVADENEANSASAASRRRRRRSSAADGTSDET from the coding sequence ATGCCAAAACAAATTATTATCGCCGAGCAGCATCAAATCGCTGCAGTGTTTTCTGAAGATCAAATACAAGAACTCGTTGTAGCTACAGGTCATCACCAAATCGGTGATATTTACCTAGGAGTAGTAGAAAATGTCTTACCGGGGATAGATGCGGCTTTTGTTAATATTGGCGACCCAGAGCGCAATGGCTTTATCCATGTGACTGACTTGGGACCATTGAAGCTGAAGCGCACAGCCGCAGCGATTACAGAACTATTAGCACCACAACAAAAAGTTTTGGTGCAGGTGATGAAAGAGCCAACGGGGACAAAGGGACCAAGGCTCACAGGCAACATCACTTTACCTGGACGCTATGTGGTGCTGATGCCCTATGGCAGAGGCGTAAATTTGTCCCGACGGATTAAAAGTGAAAGTGAACGTAACCGTTTACGGGCATTGGCGATTTTAATCAAACCAGCGGGTATGGGTTTGCTAGTGCGTACCGAAGCAGAAGGTAAGCCGGAAGAAGCAATCATCGAAGATTTAGAAGTATTGCAAAAGCAATGGGAGGCAATCCAACAGGAAGCACAATCTACACGTGCGCCGGCATTGCTCAACCGAGACGATGACTTTATCCAGCGCGTATTGCGAGATATGTATGGTGCGGATGTGAATCGCATTGTCGTTGATTCTAGTACTGGGTTGAAGCGAGTCAAGCAATATTTGCAGAATTGGAGTGGGGGTCAAACACCGCAGGGATTGTTGATTGATCATCACCGCGATCGCTCACCAATTTTAGAATATTTCCGGATCAATGCAGCAGTTCGTGAAGCCCTAAAACCAAGGGTAGACTTACCTTCTGGTGGATACATCATCATTGAACCTACAGAAGCATTAACCGTAATTGATGTCAACTCTGGTTCATTTACGCGATCGGCAACAGCCAGAGAAACAGTACTGTGGACAAACTGTGAAGCTGCTACAGAAATTGCTCGCCAACTGCGTCTGCGGAACATTGCCGGGGTAATTGTCGTTGATTTCATCGATATGGAATCACGAAGAGACCAACTGCAAGTCTTAGAACACTTTAACAAAGCTCTCAAAGCAGACAAAGCTCGCCCACAAATTGCCCAACTAACTGAACTGGGTTTAGTAGAACTCACCCGCAAGCGTCAAGGTCAAAACATTTACGAATTGTTTGGCGAAACTTGCCCCACCTGTGGCGGTTTAGGACACACCGTACGTCTGCCTGGAGAAAATGATAGCCGATTGCCAACTCCCACAGAAATACCAGACCGTTTTATCTCCCTACCTCATAAAGAACCGCGCCTGCCAGCCGCTACCCGCATCACAGAACCACGGGAAACCTATGATCCATTTGGAGAACCATTCGACCCCGATTCTGAATTGAGCGCCTTAAATCTGATCAATCATCCGAGCTATCAAGAACTTGGCGACAACAAGCGCCGTACCCGCACCCGTCGTAGTCGCATTGGCATAAATGGGGGGAATGGCAAAGATGAACCAAGGGTTGTTCCTAATCCTCTAGCTTTTGTCAACGAACCAGATTTAGACCTTGATGCTGAAAACGAATTAGTAGCAACACCAGAGATACCTGCACCCAGTCTTGGCAAACCTAGTTGGACTGAAAGAGTAGATCGGACTAAAATCACCAAGGTAGAACCAGTCAAACCAGTGGTAGAACCGCCTGAGATTAGGACTGTGGAAATGACGCTGTCAGAACAGGATATATTCGCTTTGATGGGAGTCTCTCCTTTAGTGAAGTTGGATGGAGAAGTGAAAAATCCCAAATCTGTGATTATTAATATTGTTCAGCCTGGGCAGGTTCCAGCTACATCAACAGAACCAACCGCAAACACAACTGCTGCCGAAAAAACCAGTAGCGAAGTTATCGCCGTCAAGACACCTGTACCGAAAGTTGAGATAGAGCCGAAACCTTTACCCGAACCAGTGATTGAACCACCAGAGTTTGTGCCAGTTGCGGATGAGAATGAAGCCAATAGCGCCTCTGCCGCTAGCCGTCGCCGTCGCCGTCGTTCCTCTGCGGCAGATGGTACTTCGGACGAAACTTAA